In Chlamydiales bacterium STE3, a single genomic region encodes these proteins:
- a CDS encoding Dihydrolipoyl dehydrogenase (Product derived from UniProtKB/Swiss-Prot:Q9Z773;Gene name derived from UniProtKB/Swiss-Prot:Q9Z773;EC number derived from UniProtKB/Swiss-Prot:Q9Z773), with product MYLLQGDMVERKQFDIAVLGGGPGGYPAAIRAAQLGKSVALIEANELGGTCLNRGCIPSKALIACAKRFKQVKEAKEFGIHVTDVSFDYSFMVQRKDQIVSHIRRSLEGLISTNGVKVIKGYGTLLSSTEIEVSGQDNCIIEARKIIIATGSESRDIAAFPFDHKKILDSTSLLNLQTLPKKMAIIGGGVIGCEFASLFNMLGVEVSIIEMLSAILPMECETVSSYLAKAFKRRGIALHTDVKVEAIEKNGQGIKIVGSNLPPIEADIALVAVGRSLNIKNIGLEKVGVAVQNNSLIAVNEHMETNIPGIYAIGDLSSTWWLAHVATHQGLVAADHACGKSVKMDYTAVPSVIFTDPEIGTVGLSVKKAKEQGYDFAMGNFPFQALGKSQATSQTEGFAQILSDKKTGQILGAQVIGHEASALIAELALAIANELTIECITETIHAHPTIAESWLEAALLAEGLPVHFPPKAK from the coding sequence ATTTATCTTTTACAGGGTGACATGGTAGAGCGCAAACAATTTGACATTGCCGTTTTAGGTGGAGGCCCTGGAGGCTACCCTGCTGCAATTAGAGCAGCCCAGCTTGGGAAATCCGTTGCCTTAATTGAAGCAAATGAATTAGGTGGCACGTGTTTAAATCGCGGATGCATTCCTTCTAAAGCGTTAATTGCCTGTGCAAAAAGGTTTAAACAGGTCAAAGAGGCCAAAGAATTCGGCATTCATGTCACGGATGTTTCATTCGATTATTCCTTTATGGTCCAGCGCAAGGATCAAATTGTCAGCCATATCCGCAGAAGTTTAGAAGGGCTTATCTCTACCAACGGAGTAAAAGTTATTAAAGGCTATGGCACGCTGCTCTCCTCGACAGAAATTGAAGTCAGTGGGCAAGATAACTGCATTATTGAAGCGCGTAAAATCATCATTGCTACAGGCTCTGAATCACGAGATATCGCAGCCTTTCCTTTCGATCACAAAAAAATCCTAGACTCTACCTCTTTGCTTAATCTACAAACGCTTCCCAAGAAAATGGCCATTATCGGGGGAGGTGTCATCGGCTGCGAATTTGCTTCTCTCTTCAACATGCTCGGAGTCGAAGTGTCTATCATCGAGATGCTATCCGCGATTTTACCTATGGAGTGTGAAACCGTTTCTTCTTATCTTGCAAAGGCATTTAAAAGACGGGGAATTGCTCTCCACACGGATGTCAAAGTCGAGGCAATTGAAAAAAATGGCCAAGGCATTAAAATTGTTGGCTCCAATCTGCCCCCAATAGAAGCAGATATTGCTTTAGTAGCGGTGGGGAGAAGTTTGAATATCAAAAATATCGGCCTTGAAAAAGTTGGCGTGGCGGTTCAAAACAATAGTCTAATAGCCGTTAACGAGCATATGGAAACCAATATTCCAGGGATTTATGCCATCGGCGATCTCTCCTCAACATGGTGGCTCGCGCATGTGGCAACACATCAAGGTCTTGTGGCCGCAGATCATGCATGTGGCAAATCGGTCAAAATGGATTACACAGCAGTCCCTTCAGTTATTTTTACAGATCCGGAAATAGGCACAGTCGGGTTAAGTGTAAAAAAAGCAAAAGAGCAAGGCTATGATTTTGCTATGGGCAATTTTCCCTTTCAAGCCTTGGGAAAATCACAGGCCACAAGCCAAACAGAAGGTTTTGCCCAAATTCTCTCTGATAAGAAAACAGGTCAAATTTTGGGAGCTCAGGTGATTGGCCATGAAGCATCGGCTTTAATTGCTGAGTTAGCACTGGCTATTGCCAATGAACTCACTATCGAGTGCATCACAGAAACGATTCATGCTCACCCCACGATTGCTGAAAGCTGGTTAGAAGCCGCCTTGCTAGCTGAAGGGCTGCCTGTCCATTTTCCACCAAAGGCTAAATGA
- a CDS encoding Uncharacterized protein (Product derived from UniProtKB/Trembl:F8L2M8), with translation MDLTDDYDSFSLGDAMDNAVLMHRDAHFGGNFALMIDYYQNEGKGVYDDFSLNRIEELAAYEKAIQQNLASQLLTAPEIEKIVLAKEAYQQLSKLYDGKDDKVTYPRLIADLILSEEENPVQEIEAIVQEKKAIVPALLNLVRAEDFYDPLFPGYGKAPLLAAKCLGLIGDSSAIIALFESIGKGDFFDDDIALNALKEIGEPAKHFLLKVLQGKPINEDNERAAIALLTFKADPEIASTCFHLLRSLDLKKEIPLATYLILGCEGLEDEKERQQFEQLAHDPQFPKELQADLKSIIQEWKHKEKTNS, from the coding sequence ATGGATTTAACAGACGACTACGATAGTTTTTCTCTCGGCGATGCAATGGATAATGCGGTATTGATGCATCGCGATGCCCATTTTGGGGGCAATTTTGCATTGATGATTGACTACTACCAAAATGAAGGCAAAGGAGTCTACGACGACTTCAGCCTTAACCGCATTGAAGAGCTAGCAGCCTACGAAAAAGCTATCCAACAAAATCTTGCTTCTCAACTGCTTACAGCCCCAGAGATCGAAAAAATTGTTTTAGCAAAAGAAGCTTATCAGCAACTGAGCAAGCTCTATGATGGAAAAGACGACAAAGTAACCTATCCTCGTTTAATAGCCGATTTGATTTTAAGTGAAGAAGAAAACCCTGTTCAAGAAATTGAAGCTATCGTCCAAGAAAAAAAAGCCATCGTTCCCGCTTTATTGAATTTGGTGCGCGCTGAAGATTTCTATGATCCGCTATTTCCTGGATATGGCAAGGCACCTTTGTTGGCGGCAAAATGCCTTGGACTTATTGGGGATTCAAGTGCAATCATTGCTCTTTTTGAATCCATAGGCAAAGGGGATTTTTTTGATGACGACATTGCTTTAAATGCTTTGAAGGAGATTGGCGAACCGGCAAAACATTTTTTGCTCAAAGTATTGCAAGGAAAACCTATCAATGAAGACAACGAACGAGCCGCAATTGCTCTGCTAACATTTAAAGCTGACCCAGAAATTGCGTCGACTTGCTTTCATTTGCTACGATCCCTTGATCTTAAAAAAGAGATTCCTCTAGCAACTTACCTAATTTTAGGCTGTGAAGGACTAGAAGATGAAAAAGAACGACAGCAATTTGAACAATTAGCGCACGATCCACAATTCCCTAAAGAATTACAAGCAGATTTGAAGAGCATTATCCAAGAATGGAAGCACAAAGAAAAGACCAACAGTTAG
- a CDS encoding Lipoyl synthase (Product derived from UniProtKB/Swiss-Prot:Q6MEX3;Gene name derived from UniProtKB/Swiss-Prot:Q6MEX3;EC number derived from UniProtKB/Swiss-Prot:Q6MEX3) has protein sequence MDEQIFDHRPKVKKLNVLPNHHEENNPLRVVGSGRFPSWLHRKLPKGGNLWQTDAAISQQRLATVCEEAKCPNRLECWTKKTATFLTMGKQCTRSCGFCSIAHAKAPPPLEKDEPARIAESVRSLGLKHVVLTQVARDDLPDGGAEHLALIIEEIRKVNQEATIEILTSDFDGNQHAWQTILEAKPEIFNYNIETVKALTPRVRHKATYKRTLDFLSFLHQYRQGTNLFIKSGLMVGLGENKEEVFETLHDLKKAGCDIITIGQYLQSNSKKLLVKRFVTPEEFKEYEEYGYAIGVRFMYAGPFVRSSYNADHVIQKLKES, from the coding sequence ATGGATGAGCAAATTTTTGACCATCGGCCCAAAGTGAAAAAGCTTAACGTTCTCCCAAACCACCATGAAGAAAATAACCCCTTGAGAGTTGTCGGCTCCGGACGTTTTCCAAGTTGGCTTCACCGCAAATTGCCAAAGGGAGGTAATTTATGGCAAACAGATGCCGCCATCAGCCAACAACGTCTAGCAACAGTTTGCGAGGAGGCAAAATGCCCTAATCGCTTAGAATGCTGGACAAAAAAAACAGCGACCTTTTTAACAATGGGAAAACAGTGCACGCGAAGCTGCGGTTTTTGCAGTATCGCCCATGCCAAGGCCCCTCCCCCCCTAGAAAAAGATGAACCTGCCCGTATTGCTGAGTCAGTTAGATCTTTGGGCCTTAAACACGTAGTACTTACTCAAGTCGCTCGAGACGATCTTCCCGATGGAGGAGCCGAGCACCTTGCTTTGATTATCGAAGAAATTAGAAAAGTAAATCAAGAAGCCACGATAGAAATTCTGACTTCTGATTTTGATGGCAATCAACATGCTTGGCAAACTATCTTAGAGGCAAAACCAGAGATTTTTAATTATAATATTGAAACAGTAAAGGCGCTGACTCCTAGGGTACGTCACAAAGCTACCTATAAAAGAACCTTAGACTTTCTCTCCTTTCTACATCAGTACAGGCAAGGAACTAATCTATTCATAAAATCGGGATTAATGGTTGGCTTAGGGGAAAATAAAGAAGAGGTTTTTGAAACCCTTCACGACCTAAAAAAAGCAGGCTGCGACATCATTACGATCGGTCAATATCTTCAGTCAAACTCCAAAAAACTTCTCGTCAAAAGGTTTGTTACGCCAGAAGAATTTAAAGAATACGAAGAATATGGCTACGCAATTGGGGTGCGTTTTATGTATGCTGGACCTTTTGTACGCTCCAGTTACAATGCAGATCATGTAATCCAAAAACTTAAAGAATCATAA
- a CDS encoding putative type III secretion protein SctL (Product derived from UniProtKB/Trembl:D6YTK8;Gene name derived from UniProtKB/Trembl:D6YTK8), with the protein MKKKFFSLIKGATIHLAPQTKILPKEEIATLLDGKGVLNAIKEDAEAFRLQVVEEAEKIKEKAQSEGYEEGFKNWAEHVAKLEEEIANVRVEMEKLIIPVALKAAKKIVGREIELSETAIVDIVSNSLKAVSTHKKITVYVNKKDLESLEKHKQQLRDIFENLEVFSIMERADIQPGGCIIETEGGIINAQLENQWRTLERAFDMLMKTKQKG; encoded by the coding sequence GTGAAGAAAAAATTTTTTTCCTTAATAAAAGGTGCAACCATTCATCTTGCCCCTCAAACTAAAATCTTGCCAAAGGAAGAAATTGCCACTCTTTTAGATGGAAAGGGCGTTTTAAATGCCATCAAAGAAGATGCGGAAGCATTTCGACTTCAAGTTGTGGAAGAAGCTGAAAAAATTAAAGAAAAAGCCCAATCTGAAGGATATGAGGAAGGCTTTAAAAACTGGGCAGAACATGTAGCGAAGCTTGAGGAAGAGATTGCTAATGTGCGCGTGGAAATGGAGAAGCTCATTATCCCTGTCGCGCTTAAAGCAGCTAAAAAAATTGTCGGAAGAGAAATCGAGCTCTCCGAAACGGCTATTGTTGATATTGTTTCTAATTCTTTAAAAGCAGTTTCTACTCACAAAAAAATTACCGTTTACGTTAATAAAAAAGATCTTGAGTCTTTAGAAAAGCACAAGCAACAATTAAGAGATATTTTTGAAAACCTAGAAGTATTTAGCATTATGGAAAGAGCAGATATACAGCCAGGGGGCTGCATTATAGAGACAGAAGGAGGCATCATTAATGCTCAGCTTGAAAATCAATGGCGTACATTAGAAAGAGCTTTTGACATGTTAATGAAAACAAAACAAAAGGGATAG
- a CDS encoding Type III secretion periplasmic lipoprotein (Product derived from UniProtKB/Trembl:F8KV21;Gene name derived from UniProtKB/Trembl:F8KV21), with product MKHLAKIFLLLSILLLTSCESRRTIVNGLDEREANEIVVFLSTRNIDVAKVRSTEGTGGGGQKLVLWDISVRNDQATDAMSILNQAGLPRKRGQNLLGIFANVGLVPSEMQEKIRYQAGLAEQIASTIRKIDGVLDAEVQISFPEEDPLNPGAEKKEKATASVYVKHSGVLDDPNSHLIPKIKRLVAASVPGLSFDNVTVIPDRARFSEVPQGLLIGSEERPFVNVWSLIVAQESLTRFRIIFFSFTLLLLSLLLLLLWLLWKLYPILRSHGGLKELFTIKQIQDTAEPKKEEKPGDTEHAAKEVEEQGLVDEDIDET from the coding sequence ATGAAACATTTAGCCAAAATCTTCCTTCTTTTAAGCATTTTGCTTCTAACGAGTTGCGAATCTCGACGAACCATTGTTAATGGCTTAGATGAAAGAGAAGCTAATGAAATTGTGGTGTTTTTATCAACGCGAAATATCGATGTTGCTAAGGTGCGAAGCACTGAAGGGACAGGCGGAGGCGGCCAAAAACTTGTCTTATGGGATATCAGTGTAAGGAACGACCAAGCGACAGATGCCATGTCTATTTTAAACCAAGCTGGACTGCCAAGAAAACGAGGACAGAATCTTCTAGGCATTTTCGCCAATGTGGGATTAGTACCCTCAGAAATGCAGGAAAAAATACGCTACCAAGCAGGCTTAGCTGAACAAATAGCAAGTACAATCCGTAAAATTGATGGTGTTTTGGATGCTGAAGTGCAAATTTCTTTCCCCGAAGAAGATCCTTTAAACCCCGGGGCTGAAAAAAAAGAAAAAGCAACGGCATCTGTTTATGTTAAACATTCTGGTGTTCTAGATGACCCAAACTCCCACCTTATCCCCAAAATTAAACGCCTCGTTGCAGCTAGCGTTCCTGGCCTTAGTTTTGATAACGTCACAGTGATTCCAGATAGAGCGCGCTTTAGTGAAGTCCCTCAAGGCCTCCTCATAGGCAGTGAAGAGCGTCCTTTTGTGAATGTTTGGTCGCTCATTGTGGCGCAAGAATCCTTAACACGCTTTAGAATTATTTTCTTTTCTTTTACATTGCTACTGCTCTCTCTCCTACTTCTCTTGCTCTGGCTCCTATGGAAACTTTACCCCATCTTGCGCTCGCATGGAGGGCTAAAAGAGCTTTTCACCATTAAACAAATTCAAGATACAGCTGAGCCAAAAAAAGAAGAAAAGCCCGGGGATACCGAGCATGCTGCCAAGGAAGTTGAGGAGCAAGGTCTTGTGGATGAGGACATCGACGAAACGTAA
- a CDS encoding hypothetical protein (Product derived from UniProtKB/Trembl:Q6MES1), whose translation MAYELSLKQQIYLRILLNYFHGEQQEALLKGLPPPQAREIAGLNIDNNDPSLIFLHPQEAIGSIHYSWIAEEIKKQPSTLQRFFISAATPTQQLGLTKLLGKNGSGELAPALSVYFCYQLYISLEMQNLLPKPFLPKTPLLRLLQLSKTQLVTLIDFFGLYDLAEEMRTIVNTKNLKNIHACLSPKKHQFLRICLHLKERLVAPKLQLDKWDGNCQELQKRLHRRGLSRLGKALMGQNPDFIWYLVHTLDIGRGKILVAQAPGQELPGIASLLQTQLLNLIDFLEGAK comes from the coding sequence ATGGCTTACGAACTCAGTTTAAAACAGCAAATCTACTTGCGCATTCTACTTAACTACTTTCACGGAGAACAGCAAGAGGCTCTTTTAAAAGGGCTACCACCTCCTCAAGCTAGAGAGATTGCTGGGTTAAATATTGATAATAATGACCCTTCCCTTATTTTCTTACATCCTCAAGAGGCCATTGGTTCTATTCACTATTCATGGATCGCCGAAGAAATCAAAAAACAACCTTCCACACTACAAAGATTTTTTATCTCGGCAGCTACCCCAACACAGCAGCTAGGCTTAACAAAACTCTTAGGTAAAAATGGTTCAGGAGAACTAGCCCCAGCTCTGTCTGTCTACTTTTGTTACCAATTGTATATAAGTTTAGAGATGCAGAACCTTTTGCCAAAGCCCTTTCTTCCCAAAACCCCTTTACTGCGCTTACTACAACTTTCAAAAACACAACTTGTTACCCTAATCGATTTTTTTGGGCTTTATGATCTAGCAGAAGAGATGCGAACAATTGTCAACACGAAAAATTTAAAAAATATTCATGCCTGCCTCTCACCTAAAAAACATCAATTTTTGCGCATTTGCCTCCATCTAAAGGAAAGGTTAGTCGCACCAAAGCTCCAGTTAGATAAATGGGACGGAAATTGCCAAGAACTTCAAAAGAGGCTTCATCGCCGTGGACTCAGTCGTTTAGGCAAAGCACTCATGGGGCAAAACCCTGATTTTATATGGTACTTGGTTCACACGCTTGATATTGGAAGAGGGAAAATTTTAGTCGCTCAAGCACCGGGGCAAGAGCTACCGGGAATTGCCAGCCTATTACAGACTCAACTATTAAATTTAATTGATTTTCTCGAAGGTGCAAAGTGA
- a CDS encoding putative UDPgalactose-glucose galactosyltransferase (Product derived from UniProtKB/Trembl:Q6MBD1), which translates to MEAQRKDQQLAVIVPYRDREEHLKQFVPHLQGFLRDQPHRIYIIEQASGKSFNRGKLLNIGFSKAKGSCDYVCFHDIDMLPVEADYSYSEVPTHLATHVEQFKFAMPYPDYFGGVTLFNLHDFALINGYHNDYFGWGLEDDDLRLRCFLHGLTVQSRSGTFLSLEHKHAEEIHPDTQRNRRLFEKFYQGEIAMLANGLDSLAYNLIETQATPDYTKILVEL; encoded by the coding sequence ATGGAAGCACAAAGAAAAGACCAACAGTTAGCGGTTATTGTTCCCTACAGAGATCGAGAAGAGCATCTGAAGCAATTTGTGCCTCATTTGCAAGGTTTTTTACGAGACCAACCGCATCGCATTTACATCATCGAACAGGCTAGCGGCAAGTCTTTTAACCGTGGCAAACTTCTAAATATTGGATTTTCTAAAGCAAAAGGATCCTGTGACTACGTTTGCTTTCATGATATCGACATGTTGCCTGTAGAGGCTGATTACTCTTATTCTGAGGTTCCCACTCATTTGGCCACTCACGTTGAACAATTTAAATTTGCCATGCCTTACCCCGATTATTTCGGAGGGGTAACACTTTTTAACCTTCATGATTTTGCTTTAATCAATGGCTATCATAACGATTATTTCGGATGGGGTTTAGAAGATGACGATTTGCGTTTGCGTTGTTTTTTGCATGGATTAACTGTCCAATCAAGAAGCGGAACCTTTCTTTCTTTAGAGCATAAACATGCAGAGGAGATACATCCCGACACACAAAGAAATCGCCGTTTATTTGAAAAATTTTATCAGGGAGAAATTGCCATGTTAGCAAATGGCTTAGATTCACTTGCCTATAATCTTATAGAGACCCAAGCTACTCCTGACTATACTAAAATTTTAGTCGAATTATAA
- a CDS encoding hypothetical protein (Product derived from UniProtKB/Trembl:Q6MEX5), translating to MNKPTKQKLCWNCEGSVATFIENCPYCGVYLSPEHQEELNFDLLKPPYPFTPSKEDSYQPPYASEEEQEEKKEESSAVKKSFLKFDTRLIDFVIPIVLLTIGSVFSLFALVLYLFEEKGLFTLQWDAENWYLYAGVAIPSLLLGCYMFANIQDDDETKNSSSK from the coding sequence ATGAATAAACCCACTAAACAAAAGTTATGCTGGAATTGTGAAGGAAGTGTAGCAACGTTTATTGAAAATTGCCCCTATTGCGGTGTTTATTTAAGCCCTGAACACCAAGAAGAGTTAAACTTCGATCTTCTCAAGCCTCCTTATCCGTTTACACCTTCTAAGGAAGACTCCTATCAGCCTCCCTATGCATCAGAAGAGGAACAGGAAGAAAAAAAAGAAGAGTCTTCTGCAGTCAAAAAAAGTTTTTTAAAATTTGATACGCGTCTTATAGATTTTGTTATTCCGATTGTCTTATTGACAATAGGTTCTGTGTTTTCCTTATTTGCCTTGGTTCTCTATCTTTTTGAAGAAAAAGGGCTCTTTACCCTGCAATGGGATGCCGAAAACTGGTATCTGTATGCAGGTGTTGCCATTCCCTCTTTACTGCTTGGATGTTACATGTTTGCAAATATTCAAGATGATGATGAAACGAAAAATTCGTCCTCAAAGTAA
- a CDS encoding Protein translocase subunit SecA (Product derived from UniProtKB/Swiss-Prot:Q6MEX9;Gene name derived from UniProtKB/Swiss-Prot:Q6MEX9): MLGFLKKIFGSAQDRTVKKYFKIVDQVNEWDEKYKSLSDEELKAKTVEFKERLQRGETLEQLLPEAFGVVKNVCRRLVGTEVHVSGYNQQWDMIPYDVQIVGAIALFKGSVAEMQTGEGKTLTATIALYLHALTGKPVHLVTVNDYLVERDCQWVGTILRWLGLTTGALNSEISPYERKKIYDCDVVYGTSSEFGFDYLRDNSMATRKEEQVQRGFYYAIIDEADSILIDDARTPLIISGPTSESRQLYDELKEGVAELVLRQRDFCNRLASEARKALESLPKEGKKSKEQEEKEREALHKLWLVGKGTPQNKTLKKIKEDPDFRAGIDKWDLYYYADQNKEDKLKALAELFILIDEKSNEFEITDKGIHAWEECTGGGGKSDDFVMLDISHEYLLIDQDPKLDEQAKTERKLAIQEEDLKRKERAHNLRQLLRAHLLMEKDIDYIISEDKVVIIDENTGRPQPGRRFADGLHQAIEAKENVSIQKETQTYATITLQNFFRMYERLAGMSGTASTEANELKQIYKLDVLAIPTHKKCQREDFHDEIYMSEREKYNAILKEVRDVHEKGRPILIGTESVDVSEKLSRIFKQNRLEHTVLNAKQHDREAEIIASAGKRGSITISTNMAGRGTDIKLEPGVAEIGGLHVVGTTRHPSRRIDRQLRGRSARQGDPGSSRFYVSFEDSLMRLFASSPRLTAILQRFRPPEGEPISASMLNKSIETAQKRIEQRNYNIRKHTLEYDDVMNKQRQEIYAFRNDILHTENMVSIAIELLENAITKATEKFFSSRGDVSGWDPEGFRQWLILHFPVSFEEGYFDHDNLEADEIERLAAEKIIQAFKDKISREDAKAIPLQEAGIRLPPHPSQEALRRLMIQKVDQFWQEHLLSMDHLRTDVNLRAVGNRDPLMEFKHEAFALFDQLSDTLRNEIAQSIFKFEIMLPAPQELQNVLNQLSLEKNRSFVTDFEPSQSTLAEEEHQNSSEEKLAPVTAQPKIGRNDQCPCGSGKKYKKCCGIYHEDDN; the protein is encoded by the coding sequence ATGCTTGGCTTTTTAAAAAAAATCTTTGGATCCGCTCAAGATCGCACAGTAAAAAAGTATTTTAAAATTGTGGATCAGGTAAATGAGTGGGACGAAAAATACAAATCCTTAAGCGATGAGGAGCTAAAAGCCAAGACTGTAGAGTTTAAAGAAAGGCTCCAACGAGGAGAAACTCTAGAACAACTTCTTCCTGAAGCCTTCGGAGTGGTTAAAAATGTATGCCGCCGGTTAGTGGGGACTGAGGTCCATGTTTCTGGATATAACCAGCAGTGGGACATGATTCCTTATGACGTCCAGATTGTAGGTGCCATCGCCCTTTTTAAGGGTAGTGTCGCAGAAATGCAAACTGGAGAAGGGAAAACCTTAACTGCGACAATCGCTCTCTATTTACACGCTTTGACTGGGAAACCCGTACACCTGGTTACAGTTAATGACTACTTGGTAGAAAGGGATTGCCAGTGGGTGGGGACCATTTTACGTTGGCTAGGATTGACAACAGGGGCCTTAAATAGCGAAATTTCCCCCTATGAAAGAAAGAAAATTTACGATTGTGATGTCGTTTATGGAACTTCCTCAGAATTCGGTTTCGATTACCTCCGCGACAATTCTATGGCGACGAGGAAAGAAGAGCAGGTCCAAAGAGGCTTTTATTATGCCATTATCGATGAAGCCGACTCCATCTTAATTGACGATGCTCGTACTCCGCTTATCATTTCGGGGCCAACCTCTGAAAGCCGTCAACTTTACGATGAACTTAAAGAGGGTGTAGCAGAACTTGTTCTAAGACAAAGAGATTTTTGCAATCGTCTAGCTTCAGAAGCAAGGAAGGCCCTAGAGAGCCTCCCGAAAGAGGGAAAAAAATCCAAAGAGCAAGAAGAAAAAGAAAGAGAGGCTCTTCACAAGCTCTGGCTAGTTGGCAAGGGAACACCCCAAAACAAAACCTTAAAGAAAATTAAAGAAGATCCTGATTTTCGCGCAGGGATTGATAAATGGGACCTCTACTACTACGCAGATCAAAACAAAGAAGATAAGCTTAAAGCTCTTGCAGAGCTATTTATATTGATTGATGAAAAAAGTAATGAGTTTGAAATCACAGACAAAGGAATTCACGCTTGGGAAGAATGCACCGGGGGTGGAGGAAAATCTGATGATTTCGTCATGTTAGATATCAGCCACGAATACCTATTGATTGATCAAGACCCCAAACTTGATGAACAGGCAAAAACAGAACGCAAACTGGCGATTCAAGAAGAAGATTTAAAACGCAAGGAACGTGCGCATAACTTAAGACAGCTGCTTCGTGCCCACCTTTTAATGGAAAAGGATATTGATTACATCATTAGCGAAGATAAGGTTGTTATCATTGATGAAAATACAGGCAGACCACAACCTGGCAGGCGTTTTGCAGATGGTCTGCATCAGGCTATTGAAGCAAAGGAAAACGTTTCCATCCAAAAAGAAACCCAAACCTACGCCACAATTACTCTACAAAACTTCTTCAGAATGTACGAGCGCCTTGCTGGCATGTCAGGAACAGCAAGCACTGAGGCAAACGAGCTAAAACAAATTTACAAATTAGACGTTTTAGCAATTCCTACGCATAAAAAATGCCAAAGAGAAGATTTTCATGACGAAATCTACATGTCTGAAAGAGAAAAGTATAACGCTATTTTGAAAGAAGTGCGCGATGTCCATGAAAAAGGCAGACCTATTCTTATTGGGACAGAATCGGTAGATGTCTCTGAAAAGCTTTCGCGCATTTTCAAACAAAACCGCCTTGAACATACCGTTCTCAATGCAAAACAACACGATCGCGAAGCAGAGATCATTGCAAGCGCAGGCAAAAGAGGTAGCATCACCATTTCCACTAATATGGCGGGACGAGGAACCGATATTAAGTTAGAGCCCGGTGTAGCCGAAATTGGGGGTTTACATGTTGTTGGAACCACAAGACACCCATCCCGACGTATTGACAGACAGCTAAGAGGCCGTTCTGCTCGACAAGGAGATCCAGGAAGCTCAAGGTTTTATGTTTCTTTTGAAGATTCCTTAATGCGCTTGTTTGCTTCTTCCCCACGCCTTACAGCAATTCTCCAAAGATTTAGGCCACCTGAAGGAGAACCTATTTCCGCTTCTATGCTCAATAAATCCATAGAAACAGCCCAAAAACGTATTGAGCAGCGCAATTACAATATTCGCAAACATACCCTAGAGTATGATGATGTAATGAATAAACAGCGCCAAGAAATTTACGCTTTCCGAAACGATATTCTCCACACAGAAAACATGGTTTCCATTGCAATCGAATTGCTCGAAAATGCGATCACTAAAGCAACGGAGAAATTTTTCAGCAGCCGTGGTGATGTATCTGGATGGGATCCCGAAGGCTTTCGTCAATGGCTTATCTTACATTTTCCTGTATCTTTTGAAGAGGGGTACTTCGACCATGACAATTTAGAAGCAGATGAAATCGAACGACTTGCTGCAGAAAAAATCATTCAAGCTTTTAAAGATAAAATTTCCAGGGAAGATGCCAAGGCAATCCCCTTGCAGGAGGCAGGGATTAGACTTCCTCCACACCCATCGCAAGAAGCTTTGAGACGTTTGATGATCCAAAAAGTAGATCAATTCTGGCAAGAACATCTCCTAAGCATGGACCATTTGCGTACAGACGTAAATCTTAGAGCTGTAGGCAACCGTGACCCTTTAATGGAGTTCAAACATGAAGCATTCGCCTTATTTGATCAACTTAGCGACACTCTCCGCAATGAAATTGCCCAGAGCATCTTTAAGTTTGAGATCATGCTTCCTGCTCCACAGGAACTCCAGAATGTATTAAATCAGCTTAGCCTGGAAAAAAATCGTTCCTTTGTTACAGACTTCGAGCCTTCTCAAAGCACACTAGCTGAGGAGGAGCACCAAAATTCTTCTGAAGAAAAACTTGCCCCAGTGACTGCACAACCCAAAATTGGCAGAAATGACCAATGTCCTTGTGGGAGTGGGAAAAAGTACAAGAAGTGTTGTGGAATTTATCACGAAGATGACAACTAA